Proteins encoded together in one uncultured Desulfobacter sp. window:
- a CDS encoding IMP cyclohydrolase, which translates to MSTDLKKMYKTIMDDHFTPVMEISFVNGDSRQTLFYEKVSWVIDGVEKGLRYGENPGQEAALYRLVNGNLALGDAKTIVAGKHLVSDIELLQSGKHPGKTNLTDADNSLNILRYFTNTPCAVIVKHNNPCGAARADSLEQAYAKAYMADRIAAFGGCIALNKAVDKATAEGIADQYAEVVVAPEFEEGVIEILGRRKNLRVIRINAMDKLQSFVGERVVDFKSLMDGGIVAQWSFVPTTLKKEDLFIASTEYKGTTYKVDRVPTDQEYEDMLFGWLVESGITSNSVIYVKDNCTVGIGTGEQDRVGVAEIAVDKAYRKLCDRYCFERYNTPFANLTDEDKRAEIEADVAKEKGGLIGSSMISDAFFPFRDGIDVGLRQGVKAVIQPGGSMNDYQSIEACNEYGASMVYTGQRSFKH; encoded by the coding sequence ATGAGCACAGATCTTAAAAAAATGTACAAAACCATCATGGATGACCATTTTACGCCGGTCATGGAGATTTCCTTTGTGAATGGGGACAGCCGGCAGACCCTGTTTTATGAAAAGGTTTCCTGGGTCATTGACGGCGTGGAAAAGGGGCTTCGTTACGGAGAAAACCCTGGGCAGGAAGCCGCATTATACCGGCTGGTCAATGGAAATTTAGCACTGGGGGATGCAAAAACCATCGTGGCAGGCAAACATCTTGTGTCCGATATTGAACTGCTGCAGTCCGGCAAACACCCGGGCAAAACCAATTTGACCGATGCAGACAATTCCTTGAATATTTTGCGGTATTTTACGAATACTCCTTGTGCAGTCATTGTTAAGCACAACAACCCTTGCGGGGCTGCCCGGGCGGACAGTCTGGAACAGGCCTATGCCAAAGCCTATATGGCAGACCGTATCGCTGCATTTGGCGGTTGTATTGCCCTGAACAAAGCCGTGGACAAAGCAACAGCCGAAGGCATTGCCGACCAGTATGCTGAAGTGGTGGTTGCCCCGGAGTTTGAGGAGGGAGTGATTGAGATTCTTGGTCGGCGCAAAAATTTGCGTGTGATTCGGATCAACGCCATGGACAAGCTGCAATCCTTTGTTGGTGAACGTGTGGTGGATTTTAAAAGTCTTATGGACGGGGGCATTGTGGCCCAGTGGTCTTTTGTACCCACTACACTTAAAAAAGAAGATCTTTTCATTGCGTCCACAGAATACAAGGGAACAACTTATAAAGTGGACCGGGTACCCACAGACCAGGAGTACGAGGATATGCTTTTTGGCTGGCTGGTGGAATCCGGTATTACCTCCAATTCGGTAATATATGTCAAGGATAACTGCACCGTGGGGATCGGTACCGGTGAACAGGACCGGGTGGGTGTTGCGGAAATTGCCGTGGACAAGGCCTATCGCAAATTGTGTGACCGGTATTGCTTTGAACGCTACAATACCCCTTTTGCCAACTTGACCGATGAAGATAAAAGAGCCGAGATTGAAGCGGATGTAGCAAAAGAAAAGGGCGGGCTCATTGGTTCTTCCATGATCTCAGATGCTTTTTTTCCGTTCAGGGACGGCATTGATGTCGGGTTGCGGCAGGGGGTAAAAGCCGTTATCCAGCCCGGCGGCTCTATGAACGATTATCAGTCCATTGAGGCCTGCAATGAATACGGCGCGAGTATGGTATATACCGGCCAGCGCAGTTTTAAACACTAA